ACGGAAATGACTAAGATCCATGGAACAGCCTTGGTGGACAAGCGCGCCGAACTGGATCTGGACGTGGAGGTGGGTCCTTACAGCGTCATCGGTCCCGGGGTCAAGATCGGCAAGGGGACACGCATCAAATCCCACGCGGTGATCGAAGGCAATACCAGCATCGGCGAAGGCAATGTGATTTTTCAATTCGCCACGGTAGGCTCGGTCCCGCAAGATTTGAAATATCGGGGAGAGGAGAGCCGGCTCGTCGTCGGTGATCACAACACGATCCGGGAATTCGTCTCGCTCAACCCCGGCACCGCCGCCGGCGGCATGGTGACCCGCGTCGGCAGTCACAACCTCCTCATGATGTATTGCCACATCGCTCACGACTGTATCCTCGGCGATCATAACATCATCGCCAACGGGGCGACCCTCGGCGG
The DNA window shown above is from Candidatus Binatia bacterium and carries:
- the lpxA gene encoding acyl-ACP--UDP-N-acetylglucosamine O-acyltransferase, yielding MTKIHGTALVDKRAELDLDVEVGPYSVIGPGVKIGKGTRIKSHAVIEGNTSIGEGNVIFQFATVGSVPQDLKYRGEESRLVVGDHNTIREFVSLNPGTAAGGMVTRVGSHNLLMMYCHIAHDCILGDHNIIANGATLGGHVVVEDYVIVGGLVGIHQFVKVGTSAILGAGSMVSKDVPPYCNATGDRARLKGLNLEGLKRRGFGKERIDAIKKAYRIFFQSGLTAKAALRKVRSEFPDSAEVQSLAAFVENSRRGICR